A window from Flavobacterium gyeonganense encodes these proteins:
- a CDS encoding M1 family metallopeptidase, whose protein sequence is MKRKFAKALLLTALFVGIYSVTAQQAPVTAGNPVNNYNYHDAFAPHFYTKNGTPTRSASGQPGVEYWQNRADYQITAKLNATTNEIVGTDEITYTNNSPDKLSFVWLNLDQNLFKNDSRGNAVVPLTGSRNGAQGQIFDGGNKIKSVKVTLGDKKKTEAEAKYIITDTRMQIFLPQELASKGGSVKIKIEFSFIAPFEGSDRMGVLETKNGKIFTIAQWYPRMCVYDDVRGWNTAPYLGASEFYLEYGDFDVKLTVPANHYVVGSGELLNGAEVLPAEQFKRYKEASQSDKTVVIRSAEEVAAEANATNTNTEKTWHYQIKNARDFSWASSPAFILDGAKINLPSGKKALALSAYPVESSGKDGYGRSTEYVKASIEHYSKQWFEYPYPAATNVAGNEGGMEYPGIVFCGWKSKGQDLWGVTDHEFGHIWFPMIVGSNERLFGWMDEGFNTFINLLSTEAFNNGEYKEKPTDLHEMAEPFTRPDLETIMSSPDNMKEANIGMLCYFKPSAGLIILREQILGKERFDTAFRTYIQRWAYKHPQPDDFFRSMENIAGEDLSWFWRSWYVNNWRFDQSINWIKYVKNDPAKGVIMNVSNLDKMPMPIVLDVKTKSGKVARVKLPVEIWQRNNDWSFKHNSTEEIESITLDPDHAFPDNNVSNNVWTAGKGKVEKDIILDGYLGLYSTKNAPLKIELTEKNNVLNVEITNFPKFTVEPVAGEKDTFISNAAGLKFKFNEAKTAFDMTILGNGQVIPFTKN, encoded by the coding sequence ATGAAAAGAAAATTCGCTAAAGCCTTATTGTTAACGGCTTTGTTTGTAGGAATTTATTCTGTTACTGCTCAGCAGGCACCGGTAACAGCAGGAAATCCAGTTAATAATTACAATTATCATGATGCCTTCGCACCGCATTTTTACACAAAAAATGGTACCCCAACCCGTTCAGCAAGCGGGCAGCCAGGTGTTGAATACTGGCAAAACAGGGCAGATTATCAGATTACGGCAAAATTAAACGCTACTACAAATGAAATAGTCGGTACCGATGAAATTACATACACAAATAATAGTCCGGATAAACTTTCTTTCGTATGGCTGAATTTAGATCAGAATTTATTCAAAAATGACTCACGTGGAAATGCAGTTGTACCTTTAACAGGAAGTCGTAATGGAGCACAGGGGCAAATTTTTGACGGAGGAAATAAAATAAAATCAGTTAAAGTAACTTTAGGAGATAAGAAAAAAACAGAGGCTGAAGCGAAATATATAATTACAGATACCAGAATGCAGATTTTTCTTCCACAGGAATTAGCATCAAAGGGAGGTTCTGTAAAAATAAAAATAGAATTTTCGTTTATTGCCCCGTTTGAAGGGTCTGACAGAATGGGAGTATTGGAAACCAAAAACGGAAAAATATTTACTATAGCTCAATGGTATCCACGTATGTGTGTGTATGATGATGTAAGAGGATGGAATACAGCACCATATCTGGGGGCTTCTGAGTTTTATCTTGAATATGGTGATTTTGATGTCAAACTTACAGTTCCGGCTAATCATTATGTTGTCGGATCAGGTGAATTGTTAAATGGTGCAGAAGTTTTGCCGGCGGAGCAATTTAAGCGCTATAAAGAAGCATCTCAAAGCGATAAAACGGTTGTTATTCGTTCTGCAGAAGAAGTCGCAGCCGAAGCAAATGCCACCAACACAAATACTGAAAAAACATGGCATTATCAGATTAAGAATGCCCGAGATTTCTCGTGGGCTTCATCCCCGGCCTTTATTTTAGACGGAGCAAAAATTAATCTTCCAAGTGGCAAAAAAGCGTTGGCCCTATCGGCTTATCCTGTTGAAAGTTCGGGTAAAGACGGTTATGGTCGTTCTACAGAGTATGTAAAAGCATCAATTGAGCATTATTCGAAACAGTGGTTTGAATACCCTTATCCTGCAGCTACAAACGTCGCAGGAAATGAGGGAGGAATGGAATATCCGGGAATTGTTTTCTGTGGATGGAAATCAAAAGGTCAGGATTTATGGGGAGTTACAGATCATGAGTTTGGCCATATCTGGTTTCCAATGATTGTGGGTTCAAACGAAAGATTATTCGGATGGATGGATGAAGGTTTCAATACTTTTATAAATTTATTGAGTACTGAAGCATTTAATAATGGTGAATATAAAGAAAAGCCTACCGATTTACACGAAATGGCAGAGCCCTTTACAAGACCAGACTTAGAAACCATTATGAGTTCTCCTGACAATATGAAGGAAGCTAATATTGGGATGCTGTGTTATTTTAAACCAAGTGCAGGTTTAATTATTTTGAGAGAACAGATTTTAGGAAAAGAGCGTTTTGATACTGCATTTAGAACTTATATCCAAAGATGGGCTTACAAACACCCTCAGCCTGATGATTTTTTCAGATCCATGGAAAATATTGCCGGTGAAGATTTAAGCTGGTTCTGGAGAAGCTGGTATGTAAATAACTGGCGTTTTGATCAGTCAATTAACTGGATTAAATATGTAAAAAATGATCCTGCAAAAGGAGTTATCATGAATGTTTCCAACTTAGACAAAATGCCAATGCCTATTGTTCTGGATGTAAAAACAAAAAGCGGAAAAGTGGCAAGAGTTAAATTACCTGTAGAAATTTGGCAGCGCAATAATGACTGGTCTTTCAAACATAATTCTACAGAGGAAATAGAAAGTATAACTTTAGATCCTGATCATGCTTTTCCGGATAATAACGTAAGTAATAATGTTTGGACGGCTGGAAAAGGAAAAGTTGAAAAAGATATTATCCTGGATGGTTATTTGGGGCTTTATTCTACAAAAAATGCGCCTTTAAAAATCGAATTAACTGAAAAGAATAATGTTTTAAATGTTGAAATTACAAATTTTCCTAAGTTTACGGTTGAACCTGTAGCAGGTGAAAAGGATACTTTTATATCTAATGCAGCAGGTTTAAAATTTAAATTTAATGAAGCAAAAACAGCTTTTGATATGACTATTTTAGGTAATGGGCAAGTAATTCCATTTACTAAAAATTAA
- a CDS encoding GNAT family N-acetyltransferase: protein MKISIVVTQEEHFKFAQEICDTIESSALLRGTGIAKRTPEYIQKKMSNGDAMIALVDEKFAGFCYIESWEHGKFVAHSGLIVHPDYRNLGLAKKIKSKVFDYSLKKYPNAKIFGITTGLAVMKINSELGYKPVPFSELTTDPSFWAGCKTCTNFPILQSKENKMCLCTGMLYDPKDKPKDPPRHPFNEAVLKRLKKIKQALFLNKILSVLFT from the coding sequence ATGAAGATATCTATTGTTGTTACTCAGGAAGAACACTTCAAATTCGCACAGGAAATTTGCGATACTATAGAATCATCTGCCTTGTTAAGAGGTACAGGGATTGCTAAAAGGACTCCTGAATACATTCAGAAAAAAATGTCTAACGGAGATGCGATGATTGCTCTTGTAGACGAAAAATTCGCAGGTTTTTGTTATATCGAAAGTTGGGAGCACGGAAAATTCGTGGCACACTCAGGTTTAATCGTGCATCCGGATTACAGAAACTTAGGTTTGGCTAAAAAAATAAAATCAAAAGTTTTTGATTATTCCCTGAAAAAATATCCAAACGCTAAAATATTTGGTATTACAACTGGTTTGGCGGTTATGAAAATTAACTCTGAATTAGGTTATAAACCAGTTCCTTTCTCAGAATTAACAACAGACCCAAGTTTTTGGGCTGGCTGTAAAACATGTACCAACTTTCCGATTCTTCAAAGTAAAGAAAATAAAATGTGCTTGTGTACCGGAATGTTATATGATCCAAAAGATAAGCCAAAAGATCCGCCAAGACATCCTTTTAACGAGGCTGTTTTGAAAAGATTAAAAAAAATAAAACAAGCTTTATTTTTAAATAAAATTTTATCTGTTTTATTTACCTAA
- a CDS encoding argininosuccinate synthase encodes MKKVVLAYSGGLDTSYCLKYLKNEKGYEVHTVLVDTGGFDAEELSAIEKRAYELGSAQHANLTIVDKYYDKAIKYLIFGNVLKNNTYPLSVSAERVFQAIEAIKYAKKVGASAIAHGSTGAGNDQIRFDLIFQTIAPEIEIITPIRDLKLSRQEEVEYLQKNGVSYSWEKAQYSINKGLWGTSVGGKETLTSGQPLPSEAYPSQLQKEGEEKVTLHFEQGELVALNGKKDVPEKNIVKLEKLANAYAIGRDIHVGDTIIGIKGRVGFEAAAPLIIIKAHHLLEKHTLGKWQQYWKEQLGNWYGMLFHEGQFLDPVMRNIETFLQDTQKTVNGTVTVSLKPYHFSLDGIESKNDLMNTGFGQYGEMNNAWTSDDAKGFIKILGNAQNIFSSVNNEKFE; translated from the coding sequence ATGAAAAAAGTAGTATTAGCTTATAGCGGAGGATTAGATACCTCGTATTGTTTGAAATATTTAAAAAATGAAAAAGGATACGAAGTTCACACTGTTCTTGTTGACACAGGAGGATTCGACGCAGAAGAATTATCAGCAATTGAAAAAAGAGCTTACGAATTAGGAAGTGCACAACACGCAAACCTTACAATCGTAGACAAATATTATGATAAAGCTATAAAATATTTGATTTTCGGAAACGTATTAAAAAACAATACATATCCGTTATCAGTAAGTGCAGAGCGTGTTTTCCAAGCTATTGAAGCAATTAAATATGCTAAAAAGGTAGGAGCAAGTGCCATCGCACATGGAAGCACAGGTGCAGGAAACGATCAAATCCGTTTTGATTTGATTTTTCAGACTATCGCTCCAGAAATCGAAATCATTACACCAATTAGAGATTTAAAATTGTCTAGACAAGAAGAAGTAGAGTACCTTCAAAAAAACGGTGTAAGTTATTCTTGGGAAAAAGCACAATATTCTATCAATAAAGGTCTTTGGGGAACCAGTGTTGGAGGTAAAGAAACTTTAACTTCAGGACAGCCATTACCAAGTGAAGCTTATCCTTCACAATTGCAAAAAGAAGGTGAAGAAAAAGTAACACTTCATTTTGAACAAGGAGAATTAGTTGCATTGAATGGTAAAAAAGATGTTCCTGAAAAAAATATTGTAAAACTTGAAAAACTAGCAAATGCTTATGCAATTGGTAGAGATATTCACGTTGGAGATACGATTATCGGAATTAAAGGAAGAGTTGGTTTTGAAGCTGCTGCTCCATTAATTATCATCAAAGCGCACCATTTATTAGAGAAACATACTCTAGGAAAATGGCAGCAATATTGGAAAGAGCAATTAGGAAACTGGTACGGGATGTTGTTTCACGAAGGTCAGTTTTTAGATCCTGTTATGAGAAACATTGAGACTTTCCTGCAAGACACTCAAAAAACAGTAAACGGAACAGTAACTGTTTCATTAAAACCATATCATTTTTCGCTTGACGGAATCGAATCTAAAAATGATTTGATGAATACAGGTTTCGGTCAATATGGAGAAATGAACAATGCCTGGACATCAGACGATGCAAAAGGATTTATTAAGATTTTAGGAAATGCTCAAAATATATTTTCATCTGTAAATAATGAAAAATTTGAATAG
- the argC gene encoding N-acetyl-gamma-glutamyl-phosphate reductase produces MINIGIIGGSGYTAGELIRILMYHPNAKLDFVYSTTNAGKPLSVAHHDLMGDIEMNFTAEINPNVNVVFLCLGHGKSISFLKENQFASHTKIIDLGNDFRLNKDAHFEGKDFIYGLPEINKSEIKKANYIANPGCFATAIQLALLPLAEHKLLNNDVHINATTGSTGAGVSLSETSHFSWRNNNFSHYKAFEHQHLGEISESLVQLQDDFDSELLFIPNRGDFPRGIFATLYTLCDDSLEQIVEKYEEFYKNEPFVTVTTTNINMKQVVQTNKCIISLLKKGNRVLITSIIDNLTKGASGQAIQNMNLMFGLEETTGLHLKPSGF; encoded by the coding sequence ATGATCAATATCGGAATAATAGGTGGTTCAGGTTATACAGCAGGAGAATTAATTAGAATCCTGATGTATCACCCAAATGCCAAATTAGATTTTGTTTACAGTACAACAAACGCCGGGAAACCACTTTCTGTAGCGCACCACGATTTGATGGGCGATATTGAAATGAATTTTACAGCCGAAATAAACCCGAATGTGAATGTTGTTTTCTTGTGTTTAGGTCACGGAAAATCAATTTCATTTTTGAAAGAAAATCAATTTGCGAGTCATACTAAAATCATTGATTTAGGAAATGATTTCAGATTGAATAAAGACGCTCATTTCGAAGGAAAAGATTTCATTTACGGATTGCCAGAAATCAATAAATCTGAAATTAAAAAAGCAAATTACATCGCCAATCCAGGTTGTTTTGCAACTGCTATTCAGTTGGCGTTATTGCCTTTAGCAGAGCACAAGTTGCTGAATAATGATGTTCATATTAATGCAACAACAGGAAGTACAGGAGCAGGAGTAAGTCTTTCAGAAACTTCTCATTTCAGTTGGAGAAACAACAATTTTTCGCATTACAAAGCTTTTGAACACCAGCATTTAGGTGAAATTTCAGAAAGTTTGGTTCAGTTGCAGGATGATTTTGACAGTGAATTGCTTTTTATTCCGAATAGAGGAGATTTTCCAAGAGGAATTTTCGCAACCTTATACACGTTATGCGATGATAGTTTGGAGCAAATAGTTGAAAAATATGAAGAGTTTTATAAAAATGAGCCTTTCGTAACCGTTACAACTACTAACATCAACATGAAACAAGTGGTTCAAACGAACAAATGTATCATTAGTTTATTGAAAAAAGGAAACCGGGTTCTCATAACATCAATTATAGATAACTTAACCAAAGGTGCTTCAGGACAAGCAATCCAAAACATGAATTTAATGTTCGGATTGGAAGAAACCACAGGTTTACATTTGAAACCAAGCGGATTTTAA
- a CDS encoding aspartate aminotransferase family protein, with amino-acid sequence MNLFNVYPLYDITPVKAVDCTIFDDKGVEYLDLYSGHGVISIGHTQPDYVAKLKNQLDHLGFYSNAIQNPLQVELAQKLGKLSGLEDYELFLCSSGAEANENALKLASFHNGKSRVVAFHNSFHGRTSAAVAVTDNKKIVAPINAQQEVTFLPLNQIELVEAELAKGDVSSVIIEGIQGVGGLDQGTTEFFQALEKACKKHDVVLILDEVQSGYGRSGKFFSFQHHGINADIISVAKGMGNGFPVGAILISPKFEASFGLLGTTFGGSHLSCAAGIAVLDVIEKLDLQKNVNEVYAYFLEKIKEVDGIKQVKGKGLMLGLEFDFDVAALRKKLIIEKHIFTGSANNKNLLRILPPLTVKKTDIDTFVKALKESLEELKTKHTIILTGFQNLLGINKFR; translated from the coding sequence ATGAACTTATTCAACGTTTACCCATTATATGACATTACTCCAGTAAAAGCAGTAGACTGCACAATTTTTGACGACAAAGGAGTAGAATATTTAGATTTATACAGCGGACATGGAGTGATTTCCATCGGACATACACAGCCGGATTATGTGGCTAAATTGAAAAACCAATTAGATCACTTAGGATTTTATTCAAATGCGATTCAGAATCCTTTGCAGGTTGAATTGGCTCAGAAACTAGGAAAGCTTTCTGGTTTAGAAGATTACGAATTATTTTTATGCAGTTCTGGAGCTGAAGCAAACGAAAATGCTTTAAAATTAGCTTCTTTCCATAACGGAAAATCAAGAGTTGTGGCTTTTCATAATTCTTTCCACGGGAGAACTTCTGCAGCTGTTGCGGTTACAGATAATAAAAAGATTGTTGCGCCAATTAATGCACAGCAGGAAGTTACTTTTTTACCTCTAAACCAAATCGAATTAGTTGAAGCGGAATTAGCAAAAGGAGATGTTTCTTCTGTAATTATTGAAGGAATTCAGGGAGTTGGAGGTTTAGACCAAGGAACAACGGAATTTTTTCAGGCATTGGAAAAAGCATGTAAAAAACACGATGTGGTTTTAATCTTAGACGAAGTACAGTCAGGATACGGAAGAAGCGGAAAATTTTTCTCGTTTCAACATCACGGAATTAATGCTGATATTATTTCAGTTGCAAAAGGAATGGGGAATGGTTTCCCGGTTGGAGCGATTTTGATTTCTCCAAAATTTGAAGCAAGTTTCGGATTATTAGGAACTACTTTCGGCGGAAGCCATTTATCTTGTGCTGCAGGAATTGCAGTTCTTGATGTAATTGAAAAATTAGATTTACAAAAGAATGTAAACGAAGTTTATGCATATTTCTTAGAGAAAATCAAAGAAGTTGACGGCATCAAACAAGTAAAAGGAAAAGGATTAATGCTTGGATTAGAATTTGATTTTGATGTAGCAGCGTTAAGAAAGAAATTAATTATCGAAAAACACATTTTTACAGGAAGCGCAAACAATAAAAATCTATTGAGAATTTTACCTCCATTAACTGTGAAAAAAACTGATATTGATACGTTTGTAAAAGCCTTAAAAGAAAGTTTAGAAGAATTAAAAACTAAACACACAATTATCCTAACAGGTTTCCAAAACTTGTTAGGGATCAATAAGTTTCGATAA
- a CDS encoding glutamate-5-semialdehyde dehydrogenase, with protein MNPLSIEKRNLVLRSMAKLVEQERSQIILTNQEDLADYDGSDLAMEERLKVDDKKVDEMILSLNQLASQEDPVGVERFHFTHDNGIKVINKTAAFGTILIIYESRPDVTIEAGGIAFKSGNKILLKGGKESLKSNLKIVSLWHKALEENGVSKDWVEYLNYNRTETQAFLEKPTQKVDLIVPRGGEKLIEFVKAHATCPVIVSGRGNNFVYVHEKADTDLALKVILNAKTAKISACNALDKVLIDSKLPNFEGFTAMLIEALIEVKVEVIVDKSLANFENTKTLQNEDIWYEEFLDYKIVIGTIDSLDHAIDMINKYCGGHSAAIITRDNEVAKQFMESIDAAAVYQNASTRFTDGGQFGLGGELAISTDKLHQRGPIGLQHLVTNKWYVYGEGQIR; from the coding sequence ATGAATCCATTATCAATTGAAAAACGCAATCTGGTTTTGCGGTCTATGGCAAAGCTGGTCGAGCAGGAGCGGAGTCAGATTATCTTGACCAATCAGGAAGATCTTGCCGATTACGACGGCTCAGATTTAGCGATGGAAGAACGCCTAAAAGTAGATGATAAAAAAGTCGACGAAATGATTTTATCATTAAACCAATTGGCTTCTCAGGAAGATCCTGTTGGCGTTGAGCGTTTTCATTTTACGCATGATAATGGAATAAAAGTCATAAATAAAACGGCGGCATTCGGAACGATTTTAATTATTTATGAATCTCGTCCAGATGTCACAATTGAAGCTGGTGGAATTGCTTTTAAATCCGGAAATAAGATTTTATTAAAAGGAGGAAAAGAATCATTAAAATCAAATTTGAAAATCGTAAGCCTTTGGCACAAAGCTTTAGAAGAAAACGGAGTTTCGAAAGACTGGGTGGAATATCTGAATTATAACAGAACAGAAACTCAGGCCTTCTTAGAAAAACCAACTCAAAAAGTCGATTTAATAGTTCCAAGAGGCGGAGAAAAATTAATTGAATTTGTAAAAGCGCATGCCACCTGTCCAGTTATTGTAAGCGGACGAGGAAATAATTTTGTTTACGTTCATGAAAAAGCAGATACAGATTTGGCTTTAAAAGTAATTTTAAATGCTAAAACAGCTAAAATATCGGCTTGTAATGCTTTGGATAAAGTTTTAATAGATTCTAAACTACCCAATTTTGAAGGCTTCACAGCAATGCTGATTGAAGCTTTAATAGAAGTAAAAGTGGAAGTTATTGTAGATAAATCTTTAGCAAATTTCGAAAATACCAAAACACTTCAAAACGAAGATATTTGGTACGAGGAGTTTTTAGATTATAAAATAGTAATCGGAACCATCGATTCTCTGGATCATGCTATTGATATGATTAATAAATACTGCGGAGGTCATTCTGCAGCGATTATTACAAGAGATAATGAAGTGGCCAAACAGTTTATGGAATCGATAGATGCAGCAGCGGTTTACCAAAATGCCTCAACCCGTTTTACAGACGGCGGGCAATTCGGCCTTGGCGGAGAATTAGCGATCAGTACCGATAAATTACATCAAAGAGGTCCAATTGGTTTACAGCATTTGGTAACCAATAAATGGTACGTTTACGGAGAAGGACAGATTAGGTAA
- the proB gene encoding glutamate 5-kinase has product MAKKRILLKIGSNTLTKETNHISRGKIEDLGVQIAALNDEYEFIIVSSGAIAAAKQFVKLDNQDKDVFVKQALASIGQPHLMRIYNENFKDLGLNTSQCLLSYSDFEKEQTKKNIVNTINVLVKNNYIPIINENDTVATDEIRFGDNDKLAALTAVLLNVDILIIATNTNGIYTKVSIQDEIPETIKLVNDLKLLEKEIGDSKSSHGTGGMQSKIEAAGIAKAANIETWIVNGLNDNFILRALKDEIPFTRIV; this is encoded by the coding sequence ATGGCTAAAAAACGGATTTTATTAAAAATAGGGAGTAATACTTTAACCAAAGAAACCAATCATATTTCACGGGGAAAGATTGAAGATCTTGGAGTTCAGATTGCGGCTTTGAATGACGAATATGAATTTATCATCGTAAGTTCAGGGGCAATTGCAGCGGCGAAGCAATTTGTAAAGCTGGATAATCAGGATAAAGATGTTTTTGTGAAACAGGCGTTGGCATCTATCGGACAACCTCATTTAATGCGGATTTATAATGAGAATTTTAAGGATTTAGGATTAAATACCTCTCAGTGTCTGCTTTCTTATTCTGATTTTGAAAAAGAGCAGACCAAAAAGAACATTGTAAATACGATCAATGTATTGGTTAAAAACAATTACATTCCGATTATCAATGAAAATGATACTGTTGCGACAGATGAGATTCGGTTTGGAGATAATGATAAATTAGCGGCTTTAACGGCAGTTCTTTTAAATGTTGATATTCTGATAATTGCGACCAATACAAACGGAATTTATACAAAAGTGTCTATTCAGGATGAAATTCCCGAAACTATTAAATTGGTAAACGATTTAAAACTTTTAGAAAAAGAAATAGGAGATTCAAAATCCTCACACGGAACAGGAGGAATGCAGTCCAAAATTGAAGCAGCAGGAATTGCGAAAGCAGCTAATATAGAAACCTGGATCGTGAATGGACTAAATGATAATTTTATTCTGAGGGCATTAAAAGACGAAATTCCATTTACAAGGATTGTATAA
- a CDS encoding N-acetylornithine carbamoyltransferase: protein MNYISIKDIDSLSKWVKQAIKIKNNPLKNKKLGKNKTLIMLFFNSSLRTRLSTQKAAMNLGMNVMVMNFGSEGWTLEFDDGAVMNSGASEHIKEAAEVVSQYGDIIAIRAFAGLVDKEKDYAETVISGFLKHATVPIVNMESAVRHPLQSLADAITMEEFKTKHKPKVVLSWAPHPRALPQAVANSFVEMMQMQKDMDFVITHPEGYELSPEITKDSKIEYDQNKAFENADFVYVKNWSNFNDYGKVTNSDPNWTVTAEKMALTNNGKFMHCLPVRRNVIVSDEVIDSENSIVIEQANNRTYSAQLVLQKILKKL, encoded by the coding sequence ATGAACTATATTTCAATAAAAGATATCGACTCATTATCAAAGTGGGTAAAACAAGCGATTAAAATAAAAAATAATCCGCTTAAGAACAAGAAACTCGGAAAGAATAAAACTTTAATAATGCTGTTTTTCAATTCTAGTCTCAGAACTCGCTTAAGTACACAAAAAGCGGCCATGAATTTAGGAATGAATGTAATGGTGATGAACTTTGGCAGTGAAGGCTGGACTTTGGAATTTGATGACGGAGCTGTAATGAATTCAGGTGCTTCAGAACATATTAAAGAAGCAGCAGAAGTTGTTTCGCAATATGGTGACATCATTGCAATCCGCGCTTTTGCAGGTTTAGTTGATAAAGAAAAAGATTATGCTGAAACTGTTATTTCAGGATTTTTGAAACATGCTACGGTACCAATTGTAAACATGGAAAGTGCTGTACGTCATCCATTGCAGTCTTTGGCAGATGCAATTACAATGGAAGAATTCAAAACGAAACACAAACCAAAAGTTGTTCTTTCGTGGGCTCCACATCCAAGAGCTTTGCCACAGGCAGTTGCGAATTCTTTCGTAGAAATGATGCAGATGCAAAAAGATATGGATTTTGTAATCACACATCCTGAAGGTTATGAATTAAGTCCGGAAATTACAAAAGATTCTAAAATCGAATACGATCAAAATAAAGCTTTTGAAAATGCCGATTTTGTTTACGTGAAAAACTGGAGCAATTTCAATGATTACGGAAAAGTAACCAACAGTGATCCAAACTGGACGGTTACTGCCGAAAAAATGGCCTTAACCAATAATGGAAAATTCATGCACTGTCTTCCGGTTCGTCGTAACGTAATCGTAAGCGATGAAGTAATCGACAGTGAAAATTCAATCGTAATCGAACAGGCAAACAACAGAACGTATTCTGCGCAATTAGTATTGCAGAAGATTTTAAAAAAGCTGTAG
- the argB gene encoding acetylglutamate kinase: protein MNQVSVIKIGGNIIDNPAELEQFLTDFSKIEGHKVLVHGGGKSATKMAQSIGLVPHMIDGRRITDAPMLDVVVMIYAGQINKHIVAQLQAKDNNAIGFSGADGNLIQSTKRNHPTIDYGFVGDVKQVNTKLLATLLEAGIIPVFCAITHDKNGQLLNTNADTIASELSIALSEVFDVTLTYCFEKQGVLMDSEDDSSVITEINEVLYNKLKEEKVIHSGMIPKLDNCFNSLSRGVQKIKIGHHRMLQNSDIPHTTITL from the coding sequence ATGAATCAAGTATCAGTAATAAAAATAGGTGGAAACATCATTGACAATCCAGCAGAATTAGAACAATTTTTAACTGATTTTTCTAAAATTGAAGGACATAAAGTTTTAGTTCACGGCGGTGGAAAATCGGCTACCAAAATGGCGCAGAGTATTGGTTTAGTTCCGCATATGATTGATGGACGTCGAATTACAGATGCTCCAATGTTGGATGTCGTGGTGATGATTTATGCAGGTCAGATCAACAAACATATTGTGGCGCAATTGCAGGCAAAAGACAACAACGCAATCGGATTTTCTGGGGCTGATGGAAATTTAATCCAGTCAACAAAAAGAAATCACCCAACAATTGATTACGGATTTGTAGGCGATGTAAAACAAGTCAATACAAAATTGCTGGCAACTTTATTAGAAGCGGGAATTATACCCGTTTTTTGTGCGATTACGCACGACAAAAACGGACAATTATTAAATACAAACGCTGATACTATTGCAAGTGAATTGTCGATTGCATTATCTGAAGTTTTTGATGTTACGCTGACTTACTGTTTTGAAAAACAAGGTGTTTTGATGGATTCAGAAGACGATTCATCTGTAATTACAGAAATCAACGAAGTTTTATACAACAAACTAAAAGAAGAAAAAGTAATCCATTCCGGAATGATTCCTAAGCTGGATAATTGTTTCAACAGCTTATCAAGAGGTGTACAGAAAATAAAAATCGGGCATCATAGAATGCTTCAAAATTCTGATATTCCGCATACGACTATTACTTTATAA